A window of Mycolicibacterium madagascariense genomic DNA:
TCGAGCAGCCGGTCGTAGGCCTCCTCGAGCGGGCTGACCCCGCGGGCCGCGGCGCGCGAGGCGATGCTCTCCGATCGTGGCGGCTCGTAGTTGGGCGGATCGCCGAGGGGGAACATCCAGTCGAACGCCTGCGCGGCGAACATCAGCGGGTGTCCGCCGCTGCCGGGCTTGTCGGCCAGAATGCGTTGGCGTACTTCGGGTTTGCACATCTCGGCGACGCGCTCCGGTAGCGGGAGCTCGGCGATCGCCTGGTAGCTGGGGTAGGTGACGAACGGGTTTCCGGACAGTTCGAGACCGATCACCAGCCCGATCGGCCGCGGGAAGACCTGCGCGGTGACGTCGCCACCGGCCGCGTTGGACTTCTCGACGAGGTTCAGCCCGTCGAGGAAGAACGGGTCGCCGGCGTTGCCGATCGCCAGCGTGAACGTCACCGGCAGTTCGACGTCCTCGGCGACGTCGAACACCGTCTGCAGCGCGGGACCGTAGTCGCCTGCGACCAGGTCGGGGACGAACTGGATCAGACCGCCGCCGGCGTCCTTGACGCCGCGCGCGATGGCCTCGATCTCGTCGCGGCCCGCCTCGAAACTCGGTATGGGCTGGCCACTTTCGCTCTTGTGCAGGGTCAGGCGCGAGGATGCGAAGCCCAGCGCGCCGACCTCGACGGCCTCGGCCGCGAGCTTGCGCATGAGGGCGAGGTCCTCGGCGGTGGCGGGTTCGCGGTCCACCCCGCGCCTGCCCATGACGTACACCCGCAGCGGGGAGTGCGGCAGCAGGGACGCGACGTCGATGTCGCGGTCGCGGGCATCCAGGGCGTCCAGGAACTCGGGGAACGTCTCCCACGTCCAAGGCAGTCCGTCGACCATGACGACGCCGGGGATGTCCTCGACGCCTGCCATCAGGTCGACGAGCGTGTCGTGGTCCTCGGGCCGGCACGGTGCGAAACCCACGCCGCAGTTGCCCATCACGGCGGTCGTGACGCCGTGCGCCGACGACGGCGTCATGCGATCCGACCAGATGGCCTGCCCGTCGTAGTGGGTGTGCAGGTCGACGAAGCCCGGCGTGACGAGCAGGCCGGTCGCGTCGATCTCGCGGGTCGCCGTGCCGTCGACGGTCCCGATCGCAGCGATGACTCCGTCGGACACCGCGACGTCCCCGACGTAGGGCTCCCCG
This region includes:
- a CDS encoding N-acyl-D-amino-acid deacylase family protein; amino-acid sequence: MAFDLIIRNGTIVDGLGGEPYVGDVAVSDGVIAAIGTVDGTATREIDATGLLVTPGFVDLHTHYDGQAIWSDRMTPSSAHGVTTAVMGNCGVGFAPCRPEDHDTLVDLMAGVEDIPGVVMVDGLPWTWETFPEFLDALDARDRDIDVASLLPHSPLRVYVMGRRGVDREPATAEDLALMRKLAAEAVEVGALGFASSRLTLHKSESGQPIPSFEAGRDEIEAIARGVKDAGGGLIQFVPDLVAGDYGPALQTVFDVAEDVELPVTFTLAIGNAGDPFFLDGLNLVEKSNAAGGDVTAQVFPRPIGLVIGLELSGNPFVTYPSYQAIAELPLPERVAEMCKPEVRQRILADKPGSGGHPLMFAAQAFDWMFPLGDPPNYEPPRSESIASRAAARGVSPLEEAYDRLLDDDGHAMLLITLANFRDASLDAVAELFHREDVVLGLGDGGAHYGMICDASFPTYMLAHWARDRATGRLSVAEAVRELTSAPARVAGLGDRGRIAVGYKADLNVIDHAAVRLHKPVVARDLPAGGRRLDQTADGYVATVVSGQIIAEHGVPTAARPGRLVRGRQPSPTPGAMAAS